TAGGGCTTGCCGTCGGGCTTGCTGGGGTCGGGCCACCAGTAGGGCGCTTGCGAGATGTAGTCGTGCTTGTCGCCGCTGGGCGGCACGCGCTGCTTGCTGGTCACGGTGTAGGGGCCGCGCTGCAGGGCTTGGTCAGCTTTGCTAAGCAGGCTTTTCATCTGCTGGGCTTCGGTAGCGCTGCCTTTTTGATAAGCGGTTTTATACGTGGCCAGGGCACTGGGGTCGAGGAGCAGAAATGGAGTCACCGGAGCCGCCTGCGCGGCTCCGGCTAGTGCTACGAGTATCGCCCCCACCAGCACCCCAAGCCATGGCTTGTGAGTTGTGCGCATTCGTTAGAGTGAATAACCGTTGTTCTGCGTCAGGTTCGGATTCAGGATCATCTCGGGCTGCGGAATCGGGAAGAGAAAGTACCGGTCGTCGATGTCGCGGTTGAACACGGCTTTTTCGCGCTGCTTGAGGCGGTTGAGGCGCACCAAATCAAACCAGCGGTGGCCTTCCTGCACCAATTCCCAGGCCCGCTCGCGCACCAGCAAATCGACAAAGGCGTCTTTGGTCGTAACCTTGGCGGCGGGAATCGGGGCCAGGCCGGCCCGAACCCGTACGGCGTTGATGCCCTGGTACTTGGTGGCGTCGCCGGCGTTCAGCGCGTTCAGAGCTTCCGACTGCAACAGCAGGATATCGGCGTAGCGAGTAATGAGGTAGTTGGTGCGGGCATCGTTGCCGATGCGCTTCTCGTCGCGAAACTTGTTGAAATAGTAGCGCGGCAGCGTGGTAGTGCCCGCCTGGTTGCTGATGTTCCAGGCCCGGCGCACGTCGTTGGCGGCGTAGGAGCGCACCAGGCTGTCTTCCACCGTGAAGGTGCCTAAGCCCGAAAGCTGGGAGGGCAAAAACTGCCGTACAATGATGCTGCCCGTGTTCGGGGGCAAGTCGAACTGAATGGAGAAGATGTGCTCAGGGCCGTTTTCCTTGTCGGGGTTGAATACGTCGCCGTACACCGGCAGCAGGCTGTAGAGCTTAGAGCCGATAACCCGGTTGCAGGCGTCAAGGCCGTTTTTGTTGTCGTCGCCCTGGGCGGCCTTGGTCGTGGCGCGGGTGATGTAGACCTTGGCCAGCAGAGCCGTGGCGGCCCCGCTCGACACCCGGCCTTTCTCGGTGGCCGCGATTTTGTCTTCGGTGTAGCAGTTGGCCTCGGCAAACTTTAGGTCTTCAATGATCTGCTCGTACACCTGAGCCAGGGGCGTGCGGGTGGGGCGCAAATCGTCGTTGGGGCCCTTCACCGTAGCCAGTACCAGGGGCACGTCGCCGAAGCAGCGCACCAGGTCGAAGTAGCCCATGGCGCGCAGGAAGCGGGCATTGCCCACGATGTTGTTGCGGCGGGCCACGTCCATGCTGATGCCGGGCACCTTCTCAATGACGTCGTTGGCCCGGTTAATCATGCGGTAGGTGTTGGTCCACCAGCTGTTGATTTCCGTGTTGGTCGGCGTGAAGGTAAAGCGCGAGAGTTGGGCCCGCTCGTCGGTGGCCGAGCCCACGCGGATCAGGTCGGCGGGCAGCTCGGTTATTTGCCAGCCGGTGCGGCCGAAGTAGGTTTGGGGCAGCAAGGCGTTGAACACGCCGTTGAGGCCGGCTACGGCGTCGCCCTCATTTTGGTAGAAATTTTCGCTCGACAGAAAGTCGTAGGGCTTTTCCTCCAGGAACTTCTCGCACGAGGCGAGGCCCAGACCCAGGGAAAGCAGGCTTATAAGCAGGATAGACTTTTTCATCTCAGGTGGGAGTGCTGCAGTGGGTGGTTTAGAAGCCAATCTTAAGGCCGGCCGTGAAGCTGCGGGTGCTCGGGAAGGCGTTGTAGTCGGTGTTCAGGCTCAGGTTGTCGCGGCCGAAGGAGTTTACTTCGGGGTCGTAGCCGGTGTAGTTGGTGATGGTCACCAGGTTCTGGGCCGTCACGTACACGCTGGCCTGCTTGAGCACCTTGCTGAATTTGGGCAGGGCGTAGCTCAGGGTCACGGTTTTGAGGCGCACGAAGCTGCCGTCTTCCAGCACGTCGCTCACGATGCCGGTGCTGCGGCGGATGGTGCTGCCGGCCCGCGGAATGTTGGTATCGGTGTTCTCGGGCGTCCAGCGGTCCACCACGGTTTTAAGTTTGTTGGTGGTCGTGATGCCCGATTCGAGTTCGTAGCGGTTCAGGTTCAGTACGTTGGAGCCCTGCACGCCCTGGATGAAGATGTTGAGGCTAAAGCCGCCCGTGCTGAAGGTGTTGGTTACGCCGTAAATAAAGTCGGGCTGGGCGCGGCCGATAATCACTCGGTCGGCGGCGGTAATGGCCTTGTCGCCGTTCTGATCCACGTAGCGCGGGTCGCCGGGGCGCACCCCGGTGCGGCCGGCCGCCTTGATTTCATCTTCCGTCTGCCACAGGCCGTCGAACTGGTAGCCGTAGAACGAGCCGATGGGCTCACCTTCCCGCAGAATGCTGGTGTTGCCCAGGCCCGCGCCCACAAACAGGCTGGAGCTGGAGGCGCCCACCGGCAGTTCGGTCACGCTGTAGAGGTCGAGCACCTTGTTGCGGTTGAGCGAGAAGTTCAGGTTGGTTTTCCAGCCAAAGGCCTTGGTGTCGAAGTTGGTCGTGTTTAAAGCAAACTCGAAACCCTTGTTTTCCACGCTGCCCGCGTTGAGCAGGATGTCGCCGTAGCCGGTGGTGCGGGGCGTGGCCACACGCAAGAGCAGGTCGGTGGTTTTCTTGTAATACGCGTCGGCTGTAATGGAAATGCGGTTTTCCAGGAAGGCTACATCGATGCCTACGTTAGAGGCCGCCGTCGATTCCCAGCGCAGGTCGGGGTTACGGATGTTGGCCGGCACCAGGCCCACCAGGCGGGTCGTGCCGGCGGCGTAGGAACCCACGTCGTAGCGGGCCAGGCTCTGGTAGTTGTTGATTTCCTGGTTGCCAGTCACGCCGTAGCCCACGCGCAGCTTCAGGTCGCTCAGGGCGGTGAAGTCCTTCATGAAAGGCTCGTCGATAAGCCGGTAGGCAAAGGCCGCCGAGGGGAAGTAGCCCCACTTGTTGTTTTTGCCGAAGCGCGAGGACCCATCAGCCCGCATGGTCACGGTAAACAGGTATTTCTCGAACAGGCGGTAATTGACGCGGCCAAAGTACGAGGCTAGCGTGTTGGTGTAGCGGCCCGAGTTGGGCGTCTGAATGTTGGCGCCCAACGCCAGGTTGTCGGAGCCCAGCGTGTTGGTAAAGAAGTTGTTAACGGCAGAGTTGAAGTCGTTGCCGTAGAACTGCTGCTCCGAGAGGCCTACTACCACGTTCAGAGCGTTGTCGGGGTTGAGCTTCTTGTCGTAGGTCAGCGTATTTTCGTTCAGCCAGCTGTAGCGGTTCTGCTGCGTGCGGTTGGCCGAACCACCGGTGAGGCGGCCCAAAAACACGTCCGAGGGGCGGTACCCGTCGATTTGCAGATTGTTGTAATCCAGGCCGCCACTGATGCGCAGGGTCAGGCCGGGCAGCAGCTCGTAGTTGGCCGCCACGTTAAACAGACCCCGGGCCGTAGTGCGCTGGTCTTTCACCTTTTCGGCAAAGGCTACCGGGTTGCCCACATCTTCCACGTAGGGCAGGGGCGTGTTGGAATAGGTATAGTTGCCGTTTTCGTCGCGCACCGGGTTGATGGGGTTGAAGCGCAGGGCGTCGAGCAGGGCCCCGCCGAAGGAGCCGCCTTGGGAGTTCACGAAGGCCCGCTTCTCGAAGGTGCCAGCCACTTGGCTCGAAAAGTTGAAGCTGAGCTTCTGGCTGATTTTCTTGTCCAGATTCAGGCGCACCGTGCCGCGCTTGAAGCCCGAGTTAAGGATGATGCCTTCCTGGTCGAAAAAGTTGAAGCTTAGGTTGTAGCGCGTTTCCTCCGTGCCGCCGTTGAAGCCGAGCTGATAGTTGCTCAGGCGGGCCGGGCGCAGAATGGCGTCCTGCCAGTCGGTGCCTTCGCCCAGAGCATCAATCTGCTCCTGGGTGTAGGGCTGGGGGAGGGTCTGGGAGCCGGCATTCACATCATTGAGGTAGCTGGCAAACTCCCGGGCATTCATCAGCTCGTACTTGTGGCGCACGATCTGCACGCCGGTGTAAGCCTCAACGTTGATGGTACCCTTACCGACCTTGCCCTTCTTGGTGGTGATGAGCACCACGCCATTGGCGCCGCGGGAGCCGTAAATGGCCGTGGCCGAAGCGTCCTTGAGCACCTCGATGCTCTCGATGTCACTGGGGTTGATGGAGTTCAAATCTCCAGCGCCAGGAAAGCCGTCGACCACGAACAGCGGCTCGTTGCCGGTGTTGATGGAGTTGGTGCCCCGGATGCGAATGGAAACGTTTCCGCCCGGCTCCGAATTCGTTTGCGTAACCTGCACGCCACTCACTCGGCCCTGCAGAATCTGGTCGGCGCGGGCAATAGGCGTTTCGGCCACCTGCTCGGCCGAAATGGAGGCCACCGAACCGGTGATGTCGCGCTTGCGCTGGGTGCCGTAGCCCACTACTACCACGTCGTTGAGCTCGGTGGTTTTCTCGCGCAGTTGCACCGTCGGCACCGTGCCGTTGTCGCCCACGCGAGCTTCAAACGGCTCAAAGCCGACAAAGGAAAAAACCAGTGTAGGGTTGCCGTCAGCGGGCAGGGGCAGGCTAAAGCGGCCGTCGGGGTCGGTGGCCGTGCCGGTGGTGGTGCCCTTGATAACGACTGACACGCCGGGCAGCGGCGTGCGGTCGGTAGCGTTGAGCACCTGGCCGGTTACTTGGCGGTTTTGGGCGAAGGCCGGCACGGTTACGGCCACGGCCAGCGGCACCAGAATGGGTAGGAGTTTTTGCATGATGGGTGCGGCTTTGGGGGGAATCAGAGCGGTAATCTCTGCAAAGTCCGCGTGCTTAAAATGCCCGACCGGTAGGTTTATTTACGTAAACGTTTACGGAGCTTTCAGCCAGTG
Above is a genomic segment from Hymenobacter cellulosivorans containing:
- a CDS encoding RagB/SusD family nutrient uptake outer membrane protein, with the protein product MKKSILLISLLSLGLGLASCEKFLEEKPYDFLSSENFYQNEGDAVAGLNGVFNALLPQTYFGRTGWQITELPADLIRVGSATDERAQLSRFTFTPTNTEINSWWTNTYRMINRANDVIEKVPGISMDVARRNNIVGNARFLRAMGYFDLVRCFGDVPLVLATVKGPNDDLRPTRTPLAQVYEQIIEDLKFAEANCYTEDKIAATEKGRVSSGAATALLAKVYITRATTKAAQGDDNKNGLDACNRVIGSKLYSLLPVYGDVFNPDKENGPEHIFSIQFDLPPNTGSIIVRQFLPSQLSGLGTFTVEDSLVRSYAANDVRRAWNISNQAGTTTLPRYYFNKFRDEKRIGNDARTNYLITRYADILLLQSEALNALNAGDATKYQGINAVRVRAGLAPIPAAKVTTKDAFVDLLVRERAWELVQEGHRWFDLVRLNRLKQREKAVFNRDIDDRYFLFPIPQPEMILNPNLTQNNGYSL
- a CDS encoding SusC/RagA family TonB-linked outer membrane protein codes for the protein MQKLLPILVPLAVAVTVPAFAQNRQVTGQVLNATDRTPLPGVSVVIKGTTTGTATDPDGRFSLPLPADGNPTLVFSFVGFEPFEARVGDNGTVPTVQLREKTTELNDVVVVGYGTQRKRDITGSVASISAEQVAETPIARADQILQGRVSGVQVTQTNSEPGGNVSIRIRGTNSINTGNEPLFVVDGFPGAGDLNSINPSDIESIEVLKDASATAIYGSRGANGVVLITTKKGKVGKGTINVEAYTGVQIVRHKYELMNAREFASYLNDVNAGSQTLPQPYTQEQIDALGEGTDWQDAILRPARLSNYQLGFNGGTEETRYNLSFNFFDQEGIILNSGFKRGTVRLNLDKKISQKLSFNFSSQVAGTFEKRAFVNSQGGSFGGALLDALRFNPINPVRDENGNYTYSNTPLPYVEDVGNPVAFAEKVKDQRTTARGLFNVAANYELLPGLTLRISGGLDYNNLQIDGYRPSDVFLGRLTGGSANRTQQNRYSWLNENTLTYDKKLNPDNALNVVVGLSEQQFYGNDFNSAVNNFFTNTLGSDNLALGANIQTPNSGRYTNTLASYFGRVNYRLFEKYLFTVTMRADGSSRFGKNNKWGYFPSAAFAYRLIDEPFMKDFTALSDLKLRVGYGVTGNQEINNYQSLARYDVGSYAAGTTRLVGLVPANIRNPDLRWESTAASNVGIDVAFLENRISITADAYYKKTTDLLLRVATPRTTGYGDILLNAGSVENKGFEFALNTTNFDTKAFGWKTNLNFSLNRNKVLDLYSVTELPVGASSSSLFVGAGLGNTSILREGEPIGSFYGYQFDGLWQTEDEIKAAGRTGVRPGDPRYVDQNGDKAITAADRVIIGRAQPDFIYGVTNTFSTGGFSLNIFIQGVQGSNVLNLNRYELESGITTTNKLKTVVDRWTPENTDTNIPRAGSTIRRSTGIVSDVLEDGSFVRLKTVTLSYALPKFSKVLKQASVYVTAQNLVTITNYTGYDPEVNSFGRDNLSLNTDYNAFPSTRSFTAGLKIGF